A stretch of the Neodiprion lecontei isolate iyNeoLeco1 chromosome 4, iyNeoLeco1.1, whole genome shotgun sequence genome encodes the following:
- the LOC107224938 gene encoding kinectin isoform X3 translates to MDVQTGLICVSLVVVSAAVILFVLMFGMKEKTYDEAIAEQRKLPDDLLIGKREKGKEKKHKNKAGGKKVKEKKEEKEDREDEKTEHVQFEENPQILIDEAPIQEEKNIKGNKKKGKVDKVKPILLNKDEPVILVPEPSLSQPQSEDINHFDLTQPKDDLELIRSHSKDNLHQMTQSEPIVNKSLVDTPTKTKKNAKEQPKKGGDAKEEKKDVGNTPQQQALKETPKEIKEQQKETPVKTAKEIVKEISVPVQSSVKESKNKKKRNDILAQIGGDKDGVNISLLMPLIQKAELSRSEIQILTDQLLNKQLDNPLEHSEWTEGRTDPVIKLKKQLAEKEKALADEQEASVAVQNKLKELRSELNAEKSRLSANVRQLEETLSAKATEAQTLHTRVQHILESHAAEKQGFARQIEQLQSQVNEKMTIIHQMQEDQGQTQGHLQQELVTQRKQLEVQYSQMRENENALKTQLAQKHVEIQELQNINMTVNQEIQMLRSTCENSAAEVERHRQQLAMTQEQLMHSQGQLQHYKEAGERLQEMVRQLEESHRTIDDLEHRLQNTLRHEQDLQKQLNSVKSELNAVKNEANEANNLKAELNKVQAELNKLKSDLSVSQNEAKTEAVEITSLRTELSTTQNELKQSQSNLIVAQTELKNSQSNCNKLQKDFDIIQADLRKSAGELVKAQSESKNAKTELSKAQSDLNKVQTELAKTQEELRNAHKTVSELKMLSVEVERLQQGARNSSESQIEVARLQEENNRLSSQSGTLAELQKEIRKLREENEFLASQLVANKERPDAEGRENGVETKAVKNIQHIEHNNLLEQKETLLEKLRVEVNQKDTELSKLTVQLETLKSDMNNERRQRTNLQDELEVQKQKNNELRTKNWKVMEALSAAESRTSSNSRRAIDELSQKVGRDEQKSTDMLLQRIFPDVSIAESSHEKWLTAIEGKVSSLVKDSKRKQEDMEKENQSLRGMVSHYEEIFHDTEGTLNELQNHLESEEARWQAQIKQKEEILTSLKTELDSLRSKSGLTEQLDKKISELETRLAEAETFRHQAQTQLSSFKIQSESSPVKGEKNLSLNAVEKLGEEKSRLLQSLQQEISNKAAVDAEVARLRSLLEKSESGLAEEKNLVLQLQNEVGRLKNEVSPGFRNLDQSTVNGPPISDSSKSEPTVVAHSLLAALEKSLKNTELAKCSITEPATDLVECRQESDTSFLISKTSSPQTCHMIDHNTQASWNPLNSQQHKKHKKKRKGGSGKK, encoded by the exons atggatgtcCAGACAGGGCTGATTTGCGTAAGTTTGGTAGTCGTATCGGCTGCTGTTATTCTTTTTGTGTTAATGTTTGgcatgaaagaaaaaacctaCGACGAAGCAATAGCTGAACAACGCAAGCTACCTGATGACTTGCTAATAG gtaaaagagaaaaaggtaAAGAGAAGAAGCACAAAAATAAAGCTGGGGGGAAAAAGgtaaaagagaagaaggaagaaaaggaAGACAGGGAAGATGAAAAAACCGAGCACGTTCAATTCGAGGAAAATCCTCAAATACTCATTGACGAAGCACCCATTCAG gaggaaaaaaatatcaagggGAACAAGAAGAAGGGAAAAGTTGACAAAGTGAAACCGATTCTTCTCAACAAAGATGAGCCGGTGATTTTGGTACCAGAACCCAGTCTTTCACAACCCCAGTCAGAAGACATTAATCATTTTGATTTGACTCAACCCAAAGATGATCTTGAACTTATTCGTAGTCACAGC AAGGACAATTTACATCAAATGACACAGTCCGAACCAATTGTCAACAAATCTCTCGTAGACACTCCTACGAAAACTAAGAAGAACGCAAAAGAACAACCTAAGAAAGGTGGGGATgcaaaggaggaaaaaaaagatgttgGAAACACTCCACAGCAACAAGCACTCAAAGAAACTCCCAAGGAAATTAAAGAGCAACAAAAAGAAACTCCTGTTAAAACAGCCAAAGAAATTGTAAAAGAAATCTCAGTTCCTGTTCAGTCATCGGTTAAAGAAtctaagaataagaagaagaggaatGACATTTTAGCACAAATTG GGGGCGACAAGGATGGCGTCAACATATCTTTGCTTATGCCTCTTATTCAGAAGGCAGAACTTAGCCggtctgaaattcaaattcttaCTGATCAGTTGTTGAACAAACAATTAGATAATCCTTTAGAGCATTCTGAGTGGACCGAAGGTCGCACAGATCCTGTGATTAAACTTAAAAAACAGTTGGcagagaaggaaaaagcaTTGGCTGATGAACAAGAGGCAAGTGTTGCTGTTCAGAATAAGCTAAAAGAATTGCGCTCGGAATTGAATGCTGAAAAGTCTAGGCTCTCTGCGAACGTGAGGCAGCTCGAAGAAACTTTGAGTGCCAAAGCTACCGAGGCTCAGACTCTGCATACTCGTGTGCAACACATATTGGAGAGTCATGCTGCAGAGAAACAAGGATTTGCCAGACAAATAGAACAATTGCAAAGCCAGGTTAACGAAAAGATGACTATTATTCATCAAATGCAAGAGGATCAGGGACAAACTCAAGGACATCTTCAGCAAGAACTTGTCACACAGAGAAAGCAACTGGAGGTACAATATTCGCAGATGAGGGAAAACGAGAACGCCTTGAAAACACAACTTGCCCAAAAACATGTGGAAATTCAAGAACTGCAGAATATTAATATGACCGTTAACCAAGAGATCCAGATGCTGCGATCTACCTGTGAAAATAGCGCTGCTGAGGTTGAGCGGCACAGGCAACAGCTAGCGATGACGCAAGAGCAGTTAATGCATTCCCAGGGACAGCTGCAGCACTATAAGGAAGCAGGAGAAAGACTTCAGGAGATGGTTAGACAGCTCGAG GAATCTCATCGTACAATTGATGATTTAGAACATAGACTGCAGAATACGCTTCGCCACGAACAAGACcttcaaaaacaattgaacTCCGTTAAATCAGAGTTGAACGCTGTGAAAAACGAAGCTAACGAGGCCAACAATCTTAAAGCTGAACTTAACAAGGTACAAGCCGAGTTGAACAAATTAAAGTCTGACCTTTCAGTCTCTCAAAACGAAGCAAAGACTGAGGCAGTCGAAATTACTTCACTCAGGACTGAGTTGAGCACGACGCAAAACGAACTGAAACAATCGCAGTCAAACTTAATTGTCGCCCAGACTGAACTAAAGAACTCGCAATCCAACTGTAACAAACTTCAAAAAGATTTCGATATCATTCAAGCAGATCTTAGGAAATCAGCGGGGGAACTGGTTAAGGCTCAAAGTGAAAGTAAAAATGCAAAAACTGAACTCTCTAAGGCACAGAGCGACTTGAATAAGGTTCAAACAGAATTAGCCAAGACCCAGGAGGAACTTAGAAACGCCCACAAAACTGTGTCTGAACTGAAAATGTTGTCTGTTGAGGTTGAAAGGCTACAGCAGGGTGCGAGAAATTCTTCTGAATCACAAATTGAGGTTGCAAGATTGCAAGAAGAAAATAACAGACTCTCGTCACAG TCTGGGACTCTTGCTGAGCTGCAAAAGGAGATCAGAAAACTTCGCGAGGAAAATGAGTTCTTAGCCTCTCAGTTAGTAGCTAATAAGGAACGTCCAGATGCCGAAGGCCGTGAAAATGGCGTTGAAACAAAGGCTGTTAAGAACATTCAACATATTGAACACAACAATTT ACTAGAACAGAAGGAAACTCTGCTGGAAAAGCTGAGAGTGGAAGTAAATCAGAAAGACACAGAGCTGAGTAAGCTTACTGTCCAGTTGGAGACACTGAAAAGCGATATGAACAACGAACGTCGTCAAAGAACAAATCTTCAGGACGAACTTGAGGTCCAGAAACAGAAGAACAAT GAATTACGAACTAAGAACTGGAAAGTGATGGAAGCTCTTTCAGCAGCAGAGTCTCGCACAAGTTCTAATTCCAGAAGAGCAATTGAT GAGTTATCGCAAAAAGTTGGAAGAGATGAACAGAAATCCACTGACATGTTACTGCAGAGGATATTCCCCGATGTTAGTATTGCTGAATCTTCTCATGAGAAGTGGTTAACTGCCATTGAAGGCAAAGTTTCTTCACTTGTCAAGGACTCCAAACGTAAACAAGAAGACATGGAAAAGGAGAATCAGAGCCTACGGGGGATGGTGTCGCATTatgaagaaatatttcacgatACA GAAGGAACACTTAATGAACTTCAAAATCACCTAGAATCGGAAGAAGCGAGGTGGCAGGCAcagataaaacaaaaagaagaaattttaacTAGTCTTAAAACTGAACTTGACAGTCTTCGAAGCAAATCTGGCCTCACAGAACAG ctcgataaaaaaatatctgaattGGAAACGAGATTAGCTGAAGCAGAAACCTTCAGACACCAAGCCCAAACCCAATTATcatcttttaaaattcaatccGAATCATCTCCAgtgaaaggagagaaaaatcttaGTCTCAACGCAGTAGAAAAACTTGGAGAG gaaaaatcTCGATTACTGCAATCGTTGCAACAAGAAATTAGCAACAAGGCTGCTGTTGATGCAGAGGTAGCAAGGCTTCGCTCCCTACTAGAAAAATCCGAGTCTGGTCTGGCAGAggagaaaaatcttgtcttaCAATTGCAGAACGAAGTTGGCCGACTAAAG
- the LOC107224938 gene encoding kinectin isoform X7, whose protein sequence is MDVQTGLICVSLVVVSAAVILFVLMFGMKEKTYDEAIAEQRKLPDDLLIGKREKGKEKKHKNKAGGKKVKEKKEEKEDREDEKTEHVQFEENPQILIDEAPIQEEKNIKGNKKKGKVDKVKPILLNKDEPVILVPEPSLSQPQSEDINHFDLTQPKDDLELIRSHSKDNLHQMTQSEPIVNKSLVDTPTKTKKNAKEQPKKGGDAKEEKKDVGNTPQQQALKETPKEIKEQQKETPVKTAKEIVKEISVPVQSSVKESKNKKKRNDILAQIGGDKDGVNISLLMPLIQKAELSRSEIQILTDQLLNKQLDNPLEHSEWTEGRTDPVIKLKKQLAEKEKALADEQEASVAVQNKLKELRSELNAEKSRLSANVRQLEETLSAKATEAQTLHTRVQHILESHAAEKQGFARQIEQLQSQVNEKMTIIHQMQEDQGQTQGHLQQELVTQRKQLEVQYSQMRENENALKTQLAQKHVEIQELQNINMTVNQEIQMLRSTCENSAAEVERHRQQLAMTQEQLMHSQGQLQHYKEAGERLQEMVRQLEESHRTIDDLEHRLQNTLRHEQDLQKQLNSVKSELNAVKNEANEANNLKAELNKVQAELNKLKSDLSVSQNEAKTEAVEITSLRTELSTTQNELKQSQSNLIVAQTELKNSQSNCNKLQKDFDIIQADLRKSAGELVKAQSESKNAKTELSKAQSDLNKVQTELAKTQEELRNAHKTVSELKMLSVEVERLQQGARNSSESQIEVARLQEENNRLSSQSGTLAELQKEIRKLREENEFLASQLVANKERPDAEGRENGVETKAVKNIQHIEHNNLLEQKETLLEKLRVEVNQKDTELSKLTVQLETLKSDMNNERRQRTNLQDELEVQKQKNNELRTKNWKVMEALSAAESRTSSNSRRAIDELSQKVGRDEQKSTDMLLQRIFPDVSIAESSHEKWLTAIEGKVSSLVKDSKRKQEDMEKENQSLRGMVSHYEEIFHDTEGTLNELQNHLESEEARWQAQIKQKEEILTSLKTELDSLRSKSGLTEQLDKKISELETRLAEAETFRHQAQTQLSSFKIQSESSPVKGEKNLSLNAVEKLGEEKSRLLQSLQQEISNKAAVDAEVARLRSLLEKSESGLAEEKNLVLQLQNEVGRLKNEVSPGFRNLDQSTVNGPPISDSSKSEGGSGKK, encoded by the exons atggatgtcCAGACAGGGCTGATTTGCGTAAGTTTGGTAGTCGTATCGGCTGCTGTTATTCTTTTTGTGTTAATGTTTGgcatgaaagaaaaaacctaCGACGAAGCAATAGCTGAACAACGCAAGCTACCTGATGACTTGCTAATAG gtaaaagagaaaaaggtaAAGAGAAGAAGCACAAAAATAAAGCTGGGGGGAAAAAGgtaaaagagaagaaggaagaaaaggaAGACAGGGAAGATGAAAAAACCGAGCACGTTCAATTCGAGGAAAATCCTCAAATACTCATTGACGAAGCACCCATTCAG gaggaaaaaaatatcaagggGAACAAGAAGAAGGGAAAAGTTGACAAAGTGAAACCGATTCTTCTCAACAAAGATGAGCCGGTGATTTTGGTACCAGAACCCAGTCTTTCACAACCCCAGTCAGAAGACATTAATCATTTTGATTTGACTCAACCCAAAGATGATCTTGAACTTATTCGTAGTCACAGC AAGGACAATTTACATCAAATGACACAGTCCGAACCAATTGTCAACAAATCTCTCGTAGACACTCCTACGAAAACTAAGAAGAACGCAAAAGAACAACCTAAGAAAGGTGGGGATgcaaaggaggaaaaaaaagatgttgGAAACACTCCACAGCAACAAGCACTCAAAGAAACTCCCAAGGAAATTAAAGAGCAACAAAAAGAAACTCCTGTTAAAACAGCCAAAGAAATTGTAAAAGAAATCTCAGTTCCTGTTCAGTCATCGGTTAAAGAAtctaagaataagaagaagaggaatGACATTTTAGCACAAATTG GGGGCGACAAGGATGGCGTCAACATATCTTTGCTTATGCCTCTTATTCAGAAGGCAGAACTTAGCCggtctgaaattcaaattcttaCTGATCAGTTGTTGAACAAACAATTAGATAATCCTTTAGAGCATTCTGAGTGGACCGAAGGTCGCACAGATCCTGTGATTAAACTTAAAAAACAGTTGGcagagaaggaaaaagcaTTGGCTGATGAACAAGAGGCAAGTGTTGCTGTTCAGAATAAGCTAAAAGAATTGCGCTCGGAATTGAATGCTGAAAAGTCTAGGCTCTCTGCGAACGTGAGGCAGCTCGAAGAAACTTTGAGTGCCAAAGCTACCGAGGCTCAGACTCTGCATACTCGTGTGCAACACATATTGGAGAGTCATGCTGCAGAGAAACAAGGATTTGCCAGACAAATAGAACAATTGCAAAGCCAGGTTAACGAAAAGATGACTATTATTCATCAAATGCAAGAGGATCAGGGACAAACTCAAGGACATCTTCAGCAAGAACTTGTCACACAGAGAAAGCAACTGGAGGTACAATATTCGCAGATGAGGGAAAACGAGAACGCCTTGAAAACACAACTTGCCCAAAAACATGTGGAAATTCAAGAACTGCAGAATATTAATATGACCGTTAACCAAGAGATCCAGATGCTGCGATCTACCTGTGAAAATAGCGCTGCTGAGGTTGAGCGGCACAGGCAACAGCTAGCGATGACGCAAGAGCAGTTAATGCATTCCCAGGGACAGCTGCAGCACTATAAGGAAGCAGGAGAAAGACTTCAGGAGATGGTTAGACAGCTCGAG GAATCTCATCGTACAATTGATGATTTAGAACATAGACTGCAGAATACGCTTCGCCACGAACAAGACcttcaaaaacaattgaacTCCGTTAAATCAGAGTTGAACGCTGTGAAAAACGAAGCTAACGAGGCCAACAATCTTAAAGCTGAACTTAACAAGGTACAAGCCGAGTTGAACAAATTAAAGTCTGACCTTTCAGTCTCTCAAAACGAAGCAAAGACTGAGGCAGTCGAAATTACTTCACTCAGGACTGAGTTGAGCACGACGCAAAACGAACTGAAACAATCGCAGTCAAACTTAATTGTCGCCCAGACTGAACTAAAGAACTCGCAATCCAACTGTAACAAACTTCAAAAAGATTTCGATATCATTCAAGCAGATCTTAGGAAATCAGCGGGGGAACTGGTTAAGGCTCAAAGTGAAAGTAAAAATGCAAAAACTGAACTCTCTAAGGCACAGAGCGACTTGAATAAGGTTCAAACAGAATTAGCCAAGACCCAGGAGGAACTTAGAAACGCCCACAAAACTGTGTCTGAACTGAAAATGTTGTCTGTTGAGGTTGAAAGGCTACAGCAGGGTGCGAGAAATTCTTCTGAATCACAAATTGAGGTTGCAAGATTGCAAGAAGAAAATAACAGACTCTCGTCACAG TCTGGGACTCTTGCTGAGCTGCAAAAGGAGATCAGAAAACTTCGCGAGGAAAATGAGTTCTTAGCCTCTCAGTTAGTAGCTAATAAGGAACGTCCAGATGCCGAAGGCCGTGAAAATGGCGTTGAAACAAAGGCTGTTAAGAACATTCAACATATTGAACACAACAATTT ACTAGAACAGAAGGAAACTCTGCTGGAAAAGCTGAGAGTGGAAGTAAATCAGAAAGACACAGAGCTGAGTAAGCTTACTGTCCAGTTGGAGACACTGAAAAGCGATATGAACAACGAACGTCGTCAAAGAACAAATCTTCAGGACGAACTTGAGGTCCAGAAACAGAAGAACAAT GAATTACGAACTAAGAACTGGAAAGTGATGGAAGCTCTTTCAGCAGCAGAGTCTCGCACAAGTTCTAATTCCAGAAGAGCAATTGAT GAGTTATCGCAAAAAGTTGGAAGAGATGAACAGAAATCCACTGACATGTTACTGCAGAGGATATTCCCCGATGTTAGTATTGCTGAATCTTCTCATGAGAAGTGGTTAACTGCCATTGAAGGCAAAGTTTCTTCACTTGTCAAGGACTCCAAACGTAAACAAGAAGACATGGAAAAGGAGAATCAGAGCCTACGGGGGATGGTGTCGCATTatgaagaaatatttcacgatACA GAAGGAACACTTAATGAACTTCAAAATCACCTAGAATCGGAAGAAGCGAGGTGGCAGGCAcagataaaacaaaaagaagaaattttaacTAGTCTTAAAACTGAACTTGACAGTCTTCGAAGCAAATCTGGCCTCACAGAACAG ctcgataaaaaaatatctgaattGGAAACGAGATTAGCTGAAGCAGAAACCTTCAGACACCAAGCCCAAACCCAATTATcatcttttaaaattcaatccGAATCATCTCCAgtgaaaggagagaaaaatcttaGTCTCAACGCAGTAGAAAAACTTGGAGAG gaaaaatcTCGATTACTGCAATCGTTGCAACAAGAAATTAGCAACAAGGCTGCTGTTGATGCAGAGGTAGCAAGGCTTCGCTCCCTACTAGAAAAATCCGAGTCTGGTCTGGCAGAggagaaaaatcttgtcttaCAATTGCAGAACGAAGTTGGCCGACTAAAG
- the LOC107224938 gene encoding kinectin isoform X2: MDVQTGLICVSLVVVSAAVILFVLMFGMKEKTYDEAIAEQRKLPDDLLIGKREKGKEKKHKNKAGGKKVKEKKEEKEDREDEKTEHVQFEENPQILIDEAPIQEEKNIKGNKKKGKVDKVKPILLNKDEPVILVPEPSLSQPQSEDINHFDLTQPKDDLELIRSHSKDNLHQMTQSEPIVNKSLVDTPTKTKKNAKEQPKKGGDAKEEKKDVGNTPQQQALKETPKEIKEQQKETPVKTAKEIVKEISVPVQSSVKESKNKKKRNDILAQIGGDKDGVNISLLMPLIQKAELSRSEIQILTDQLLNKQLDNPLEHSEWTEGRTDPVIKLKKQLAEKEKALADEQEASVAVQNKLKELRSELNAEKSRLSANVRQLEETLSAKATEAQTLHTRVQHILESHAAEKQGFARQIEQLQSQVNEKMTIIHQMQEDQGQTQGHLQQELVTQRKQLEVQYSQMRENENALKTQLAQKHVEIQELQNINMTVNQEIQMLRSTCENSAAEVERHRQQLAMTQEQLMHSQGQLQHYKEAGERLQEMVRQLEESHRTIDDLEHRLQNTLRHEQDLQKQLNSVKSELNAVKNEANEANNLKAELNKVQAELNKLKSDLSVSQNEAKTEAVEITSLRTELSTTQNELKQSQSNLIVAQTELKNSQSNCNKLQKDFDIIQADLRKSAGELVKAQSESKNAKTELSKAQSDLNKVQTELAKTQEELRNAHKTVSELKMLSVEVERLQQGARNSSESQIEVARLQEENNRLSSQSGTLAELQKEIRKLREENEFLASQLVANKERPDAEGRENGVETKAVKNIQHIEHNNLLEQKETLLEKLRVEVNQKDTELSKLTVQLETLKSDMNNERRQRTNLQDELEVQKQKNNELRTKNWKVMEALSAAESRTSSNSRRAIDELSQKVGRDEQKSTDMLLQRIFPDVSIAESSHEKWLTAIEGKVSSLVKDSKRKQEDMEKENQSLRGMVSHYEEIFHDTEGTLNELQNHLESEEARWQAQIKQKEEILTSLKTELDSLRSKSGLTEQLDKKISELETRLAEAETFRHQAQTQLSSFKIQSESSPVKGEKNLSLNAVEKLGEEKSRLLQSLQQEISNKAAVDAEVARLRSLLEKSESGLAEEKNLVLQLQNEVGRLKNEVSPGFRNLDQSTVNGPPISDSSKSEPTVVAHSLLAALEKSLKNTELAKCSITEPATDLVECRQESDTSFLISKTSSPQTCHMIDHNTQASWNPLNSQQHKKHKKKRVVQEKSNNLKE, encoded by the exons atggatgtcCAGACAGGGCTGATTTGCGTAAGTTTGGTAGTCGTATCGGCTGCTGTTATTCTTTTTGTGTTAATGTTTGgcatgaaagaaaaaacctaCGACGAAGCAATAGCTGAACAACGCAAGCTACCTGATGACTTGCTAATAG gtaaaagagaaaaaggtaAAGAGAAGAAGCACAAAAATAAAGCTGGGGGGAAAAAGgtaaaagagaagaaggaagaaaaggaAGACAGGGAAGATGAAAAAACCGAGCACGTTCAATTCGAGGAAAATCCTCAAATACTCATTGACGAAGCACCCATTCAG gaggaaaaaaatatcaagggGAACAAGAAGAAGGGAAAAGTTGACAAAGTGAAACCGATTCTTCTCAACAAAGATGAGCCGGTGATTTTGGTACCAGAACCCAGTCTTTCACAACCCCAGTCAGAAGACATTAATCATTTTGATTTGACTCAACCCAAAGATGATCTTGAACTTATTCGTAGTCACAGC AAGGACAATTTACATCAAATGACACAGTCCGAACCAATTGTCAACAAATCTCTCGTAGACACTCCTACGAAAACTAAGAAGAACGCAAAAGAACAACCTAAGAAAGGTGGGGATgcaaaggaggaaaaaaaagatgttgGAAACACTCCACAGCAACAAGCACTCAAAGAAACTCCCAAGGAAATTAAAGAGCAACAAAAAGAAACTCCTGTTAAAACAGCCAAAGAAATTGTAAAAGAAATCTCAGTTCCTGTTCAGTCATCGGTTAAAGAAtctaagaataagaagaagaggaatGACATTTTAGCACAAATTG GGGGCGACAAGGATGGCGTCAACATATCTTTGCTTATGCCTCTTATTCAGAAGGCAGAACTTAGCCggtctgaaattcaaattcttaCTGATCAGTTGTTGAACAAACAATTAGATAATCCTTTAGAGCATTCTGAGTGGACCGAAGGTCGCACAGATCCTGTGATTAAACTTAAAAAACAGTTGGcagagaaggaaaaagcaTTGGCTGATGAACAAGAGGCAAGTGTTGCTGTTCAGAATAAGCTAAAAGAATTGCGCTCGGAATTGAATGCTGAAAAGTCTAGGCTCTCTGCGAACGTGAGGCAGCTCGAAGAAACTTTGAGTGCCAAAGCTACCGAGGCTCAGACTCTGCATACTCGTGTGCAACACATATTGGAGAGTCATGCTGCAGAGAAACAAGGATTTGCCAGACAAATAGAACAATTGCAAAGCCAGGTTAACGAAAAGATGACTATTATTCATCAAATGCAAGAGGATCAGGGACAAACTCAAGGACATCTTCAGCAAGAACTTGTCACACAGAGAAAGCAACTGGAGGTACAATATTCGCAGATGAGGGAAAACGAGAACGCCTTGAAAACACAACTTGCCCAAAAACATGTGGAAATTCAAGAACTGCAGAATATTAATATGACCGTTAACCAAGAGATCCAGATGCTGCGATCTACCTGTGAAAATAGCGCTGCTGAGGTTGAGCGGCACAGGCAACAGCTAGCGATGACGCAAGAGCAGTTAATGCATTCCCAGGGACAGCTGCAGCACTATAAGGAAGCAGGAGAAAGACTTCAGGAGATGGTTAGACAGCTCGAG GAATCTCATCGTACAATTGATGATTTAGAACATAGACTGCAGAATACGCTTCGCCACGAACAAGACcttcaaaaacaattgaacTCCGTTAAATCAGAGTTGAACGCTGTGAAAAACGAAGCTAACGAGGCCAACAATCTTAAAGCTGAACTTAACAAGGTACAAGCCGAGTTGAACAAATTAAAGTCTGACCTTTCAGTCTCTCAAAACGAAGCAAAGACTGAGGCAGTCGAAATTACTTCACTCAGGACTGAGTTGAGCACGACGCAAAACGAACTGAAACAATCGCAGTCAAACTTAATTGTCGCCCAGACTGAACTAAAGAACTCGCAATCCAACTGTAACAAACTTCAAAAAGATTTCGATATCATTCAAGCAGATCTTAGGAAATCAGCGGGGGAACTGGTTAAGGCTCAAAGTGAAAGTAAAAATGCAAAAACTGAACTCTCTAAGGCACAGAGCGACTTGAATAAGGTTCAAACAGAATTAGCCAAGACCCAGGAGGAACTTAGAAACGCCCACAAAACTGTGTCTGAACTGAAAATGTTGTCTGTTGAGGTTGAAAGGCTACAGCAGGGTGCGAGAAATTCTTCTGAATCACAAATTGAGGTTGCAAGATTGCAAGAAGAAAATAACAGACTCTCGTCACAG TCTGGGACTCTTGCTGAGCTGCAAAAGGAGATCAGAAAACTTCGCGAGGAAAATGAGTTCTTAGCCTCTCAGTTAGTAGCTAATAAGGAACGTCCAGATGCCGAAGGCCGTGAAAATGGCGTTGAAACAAAGGCTGTTAAGAACATTCAACATATTGAACACAACAATTT ACTAGAACAGAAGGAAACTCTGCTGGAAAAGCTGAGAGTGGAAGTAAATCAGAAAGACACAGAGCTGAGTAAGCTTACTGTCCAGTTGGAGACACTGAAAAGCGATATGAACAACGAACGTCGTCAAAGAACAAATCTTCAGGACGAACTTGAGGTCCAGAAACAGAAGAACAAT GAATTACGAACTAAGAACTGGAAAGTGATGGAAGCTCTTTCAGCAGCAGAGTCTCGCACAAGTTCTAATTCCAGAAGAGCAATTGAT GAGTTATCGCAAAAAGTTGGAAGAGATGAACAGAAATCCACTGACATGTTACTGCAGAGGATATTCCCCGATGTTAGTATTGCTGAATCTTCTCATGAGAAGTGGTTAACTGCCATTGAAGGCAAAGTTTCTTCACTTGTCAAGGACTCCAAACGTAAACAAGAAGACATGGAAAAGGAGAATCAGAGCCTACGGGGGATGGTGTCGCATTatgaagaaatatttcacgatACA GAAGGAACACTTAATGAACTTCAAAATCACCTAGAATCGGAAGAAGCGAGGTGGCAGGCAcagataaaacaaaaagaagaaattttaacTAGTCTTAAAACTGAACTTGACAGTCTTCGAAGCAAATCTGGCCTCACAGAACAG ctcgataaaaaaatatctgaattGGAAACGAGATTAGCTGAAGCAGAAACCTTCAGACACCAAGCCCAAACCCAATTATcatcttttaaaattcaatccGAATCATCTCCAgtgaaaggagagaaaaatcttaGTCTCAACGCAGTAGAAAAACTTGGAGAG gaaaaatcTCGATTACTGCAATCGTTGCAACAAGAAATTAGCAACAAGGCTGCTGTTGATGCAGAGGTAGCAAGGCTTCGCTCCCTACTAGAAAAATCCGAGTCTGGTCTGGCAGAggagaaaaatcttgtcttaCAATTGCAGAACGAAGTTGGCCGACTAAAG